The proteins below come from a single Vitis vinifera cultivar Pinot Noir 40024 chromosome 9, ASM3070453v1 genomic window:
- the LOC100262712 gene encoding uncharacterized protein LOC100262712: protein MRSGGEVGRRRGGCDSGGGGGYSVLCRSLSSLLPIDGNLSYRKLSLDLYKLSILKLDGTSFDVQVARNAKVAELKQAIEEVFSLSTNEDEENISWSHVWGHFCLCYEGQKLVNDKAHIRDVGIQDGDQLQFIQHITTDRNSKKKQPKKESVACRQSQMLFAGSRQRDGDGTEDEEEIPMPEFKLAHFLKGWLPYSRARSMGRRGSEGRICSSRFGGRCLGVRCRPGIIRLGA from the exons ATGCGAAGCGGTGGGGAGGTAGGTAGGCGTAGAGGAGGATGTGATAGTGGCGGTGGAGGCGGTTATTCTGTGCTTTGTCGGTCATTGAGTTCGTTGTTGCCGATTGACGGAAACCTCTCGTATCGAAAGCTTTCTCTCGATCTGTACAAGCTTTCTATTCTCAAACTGGATGGCACTTCTTTTG ATGTTCAGGTTGCAAGGAATGCGAAAGTAGCAGAACTCAAACAAGCAATAGAGGAAGTTTTTAGTTTGTCAAcaaatgaagatgaagaaaacaTTTCATG GTCACATGTGTGGGGGCATTTCTGCTTATGCTATGAAGGACAGAAGCTAGTGAATGATAAGGCACATATTCGAGATGTTGGGATTCAGGATGGTGATCAG CTTCAATTTATTCAGCATATAACAACCGACCGTAATTCTAAGAAGAAACAACCTAAAAAAGAGAGTGTTGCCTGCAGACAGTCCCAGAT GTTGTTTGCAGGATCAAGGCAGCGTGATGGTGATGGAACAGAAGACGAGGAGGAAATTCCCATGCCAGAGTTTAAGCTTGCACACTTCTTGAAAGGGTGGCTCCCATACTCCCGTGCACGGAGTATGGGAAGAAGAGGTTCTGAAGGTAGGATCTGTTCTTCAAGATTTGGTGGGCGTTGCCTAGGAGTGAGATGCAGACCGGGAATCATACGTCTTGGAGCATGA
- the LOC100242188 gene encoding pentatricopeptide repeat-containing protein At5g39680 — translation MPTLRLLAPTHKPFLLKSSTVGHPLEHTIQLLKVSADTKNLKFGKMIHAHLIITNQATKDNIVQVNSLINLYAKCDQIMVARILFDGMRKRNVVSWGALMAGYFHNGLVLEVLRLFKTMISVDYMRPNEYIFATIISSCSDSGQVVEGWQCHGYALKSGLVFHQYVKNALICMYSRRSDVKGAMSVWYEVPGLDVFSYNIIINGLLENGYPSEALEVLDRMVDECIVWDNVTYVTAFGLCSHLKDLRLGLQVHCRMFRTGAEYDSFVSSAIIDMYGKCGNILNARKVFNRLQTKNVVSWTAILAAYSQNGCFEEALNFFPEMEVDGLLPNEYTFAVLLNSCAGISALGHGKLLHTRIKKSGFEDHIIVGNALINMYSKSGSIEAAHKVFLEMICRDSITWSAMICGLSHHGLGREALVVFQEMLAAKECPHYVTFVGVLSACAHLGSVQEGFYYLNQLMKQTGIEPGVEHYTCIVGLLCKAGRLDEAENFMKSTPVKWDVVAWRTLLSACHVHQNYGLGKKVAELVLQMDPGDVGTYILLSNMYAKAKRWDGVVKIRKLMRERNVKKEPGASWIEIRNSIHVFVSEGKTHPESNQIYEKVQELLTMIRPMGYVPDIAAVFHDVEDEQKREYVSYHSEKLAIAYGLMKTPSGAPIRVIKNLRMCVDCHSAVKLISKVTNRMIIVRDANRFHCFGDGGCSCADYW, via the coding sequence ATGCCTACTTTGAGACTGCTAGCACCCACTCACAAGCCATTTCTATTGAAATCAAGTACAGTGGGGCACCCTCTTGAGCACACCATTCAACTCTTAAAAGTATCAGCTGATACCAAGAACTTAAAGTTTGGTAAAATGATCCATGCCCATTTGATCATAACCAATCAGGCCACCAAAGACAACATAGTTCAAGTCAACTCTCTCATCAATCTTTATGCAAAATGTGATCAAATTATGGTCGCCCGCATACTATTTGACGGAATGCGCAAGCGAAATGTAGTCTCTTGGGGTGCTTTGATGGCAGGATATTTCCATAATGGGCTTGTGTTGGAGGTTCTTAGATTGTTTAAGACTATGATTTCAGTGGATTATATGCGTCCGAATGAGTATATATTTGCTACTATTATTTCTTCTTGTTCTGATAGTGGACAGGTAGTAGAGGGTTGGCAGTGTCATGGGTATGCTTTGAAATCTGGATTGGTGTTTCATCAGTATGTAAAGAATGCACTTATTTGTATGTACTCAAGGCGGTCAGATGTGAAAGGGGCTATGAGTGTTTGGTATGAAGTGCCTGGATTGGATGTTTTTTcctataatataattataaatggACTTTTGGAAAATGGGTATCCAAGTGAGGCATTGGAAGTTTTGGATAGGATGGTGGATGAGTGCATTGTGTGGGACAATGTCACTTATGTTACTGCTTTTGGCCTCTGCTCTCATCTTAAAGATCTGAGATTGGGCTTGCAGGTTCACTGCCGAATGTTCAGGACAGGGGCTGAGTATGATAGCTTTGTTAGCAGTGCAATCATAGATATGTATGGAAAATGCGGTAACATCTTGAATGCAAGGAAAGTTTTCAATAGGCTGCAAACTAAGAATGTGGTCTCATGGACGGCAATCTTGGCTGCTTACTCTCAAAATGGGTGCTTTGAGGAAGCATTGAATTTCTTTCCAGAAATGGAAGTTGACGGTCTGCTGCCTAATGAGTATACTTTTGCTGTATTGCTGAACTCCTGTGCAGGTATATCTGCACTGGGACATGGGAAGCTATTACATACACGTATCAAGAAGTCAGGTTTTGAGGACCATATTATTGTCGGAAATGCTTTGATTAATATGTATTCAAAGAGTGGCAGCATTGAAGCTGCACATAAAGTgttcttggagatgatatgtcgaGACTCAATCACTTGGAGTGCAATGATATGTGGACTATCCCATCATGGGCTTGGTAGAGAAGCTCTAGTTGTGTTTCAAGAAATGTTAGCTGCCAAAGAGTGTCCTCATTATGTAACTTTTGTTGGGGTTCTTTCTGCTTGTGCCCATTTGGGTTCAGTGCAGGAAGGTTTCTACTATTTGAATCAGTTAATGAAACAGACAGGCATTGAACCTGGGGTGGAGCACTATACTTGTATTGTTGGGCTTCTGTGTAAGGCTGGACGACTTGATGAAGCTGAAAATTTTATGAAGTCTACACCAGTTAAATGGGATGTTGTTGCTTGGCGAACTTTGCTCAGTGCTTGTCATGTCCATCAGAATTATGGTCTGGGGAAGAAGGTGGCTGAATTAGTCTTACAGATGGATCCTGGTGATGTGGGAACATATATCCTGTTATCTAACATGTATGCCAAGGCAAAGAGATGGGATGGGGTTGTGAAGATTCGAAAATTAATGAGAGAAAGGAATGTCAAGAAGGAACCTGGGGCAAGCTGGATAGAGATAAGAAATAGCATCCATGTCTTTGTTTCAGAAGGCAAGACGCACCCAGAGTCGAATCAGATTTATGAGAAGGTTCAGGAATTATTAACTATGATAAGACCAATGGGGTATGTGCCAGATATTGCTGCAGTATTCCATGATGTTGAAGATGAACAAAAACGAGAGTATGTTAGTTATCACAGTGAGAAGCTGGCAATAGCATATGGCCTTATGAAAACACCTTCCGGAGCACCTATCCGTGTCATTAAGAACCTTAGGATGTGTGTTGATTGTCATTCTGCTGTGAAACTCATCTCGAAGGTCACAAACAGGATGATAATTGTTCGAGATGCTAACCGTTTCCATTGTTTTGGGGATGGAGGTTGTTCCTGTGCAGATTACTGGTGA